From a region of the Alnus glutinosa chromosome 1, dhAlnGlut1.1, whole genome shotgun sequence genome:
- the LOC133859894 gene encoding uncharacterized protein LOC133859894, which translates to MDPMYEKPSEIVGTPHPRSVHCYCAFHESKGHCTETCRSLRALIEKFIENWKLVHFLASQRGQQGFGQNPQPEEQRSQPLRYREEPRERMERPRECDREPIYSVQRPPKMRKYEDQIIGFSNEDFVGVSLPHSDALVVTLAIANHNIHRVLVDTGSSADIIYKSAFELMSIDQGKVVRTMGPLVGFFGEQVLPMGAIELPVMAGTSPRKKTIKVKFLVVDGRSAYNVILGRPALNDLGAITSTRHLCMKFLTDLGVRVVEGDQNSKLEV; encoded by the exons ATGGATCCCATGTATGAGAAGCCATCGGAAATAGTTGGGACTCCTCATCCAAGGTCGGTTCATTGCTATTGCGCTTTCCACGAGTCGAAGGGGCATTGCACAGAGACTTGTAGGTCCTTGCGAGCCTTGATTGAAAAATTCATTGAGAACTGGAAGTTAGTCCATTTCTTGGCAAGTCAGCGGGGCCAGCAAGGGTTTGGCCAGAACCCTCAACCCGAAGAACAGAGGAGCCAGCCCCTGAGGTATCGGGAAGAACCCAGGGAAAGGATGGAGCGTCCCCGGGAATGCGATAGGGAGCCTA TTTATTCTGTCCAGAGACCGCCAAAAATGAGGAAGTACGAGGATCAAATCATCGGCTTCTCGAACGAGGATTTCGTCGGGGTCTCACTCCCACACTCGGATGCTTTGGTGGTGACTTTAGCTATCGCCAACCATAATATACACAGAGTTCTTGTCGACACCGGAAGTTCCGCCGACATAATATACAAGTCAGCTTTCGAGTTGATGAGCATAGATCAAGGTAAGGTGGTCCGGACAATGGGTCCCCTAGTCGGCTTTTTTGGAGAGCAGGTCCTCCCGATGGGAGCTATTGAGCTCCCAGTCATGGCGGGAACCAGCCCCCGGAAGAAGACAATTAAGGTGAAATTCCTAGTTGTGGATGGGCGGTCGGCTTACAACGTCATACTGGGAAGGCCAGCTTTGAATGACCTGGGGGCCATAACCTCAACCCGACATCTGTGCATGAAATTCCTGACTGACTTAGGAGTCAGAGTAGTCGAAGGAGACCAGAATTCGAAATTGGAGGTCTAG